In the bacterium genome, CCAAAATGTTGATCAATAATCCGTTCTCCAGAGCCTTCTTGATTCTGTTGCGATGGCCGGAGAGCTCCGGGTCATCGAGAACGCTCAAAAGAGTGGTCAAGAATTTGCCATCCAGCCGTCGACCTATGGGATCGTTTAGCAAATCCATCCCCTCCACTTCCCCCTTTTGACACATCCAGCTAAAAATGCCTGGATGTGAATGCGGCATTCGTAAGGCTTGATCCAGCAAATTCTCCAGCTCCCGGGGCGATTCATTTTGCAAAGTTTCGTAGGCGTACGACAGAATTCGCGGATTTTCTTCATGCAACAAGGCATAAGAAAAGATTTCGCGGAAGCGATCGGGATAAATTCTCTTGTAGCCTTCCAAAATTCGTAACTTAAGATTTGCGTTTTCGATTTGAGAGAGTAATGAACGTGATTCGGCTGCGCCTAAAACGCCTTCGAACGTATAACCAACATCTGCATGCAGAGAACTCTTTGAAATCAGGTCCAGCAAATCCAGAGCAACCGGCCAATCTTGATTCGACCACGACGACTTCGCAATGTGATGCAACTGCTCCTCGAAAAAAGCCTTCAGCTCAGAAGAACGCGAGGCATGCTGTTTGACAAGCTCCAATCGCATTTTGGGATTTGCCTCACCGAATGCCTTCTTAATCGACTCGTCAGCAAGTTCTGACGATGAGATCCAAGAAAAAGTCGCCTGTGCACCTTTACCTTCAACCAAAACTTGAGGATTCTTTTTGGCTGAAGTCCACCATTTTGCCCATCGGTTTTCAGGAACAATGCTGAAACAATCTTTGATTTCGCTGACACTCATGGGCCGGGCCATTTGTTGAAGGAGCTCCCCGAGCGACCGTTCCGGCAATTCCAATAACCTTTCGCGAAGGGCATCCGGCTGTTCCATCTTCTCTCTCAAAATATGGCCTTTCAACAATGCCAGCAGGTCCGAATCGGCAACATCGACAGCCACATCTTTGCGATTCTCAAAATCGATTCGCACAAACCCGAGATTCAGATTAATCTCACGTACTTTGCCCACACCACGACCTGGTTCGTAGAAGAGACGCCCAATGTCGTGCGACAGCCATTGCTGGACTTTGTCCAGACAGGGCTTTATCTCATCGGGTGTTCTTATTTCATGGAAATGAAAATGGTGGAGGATCTGACTGAAGGAAGGCGCATCCGGATAAAGTCTTTTCAGACTTTCTTCAATCTGATCTTTCAGATCTTCTACTTTTTTAGGATCCGCTGAATGGCGAGCGATTTCCGCCAAAACACGGAAGCGACCGGTCCAATTCTCTTTTTCCCGAAAATGATCCGCCAGCAGTCCAAGGAGTAGTCCTGCGCGTTCCTTTTCCTTGTTGCGACCTAGTAGCCGCGCAATGTAAAGTGATTCTTCAACACCCAGTTGCCCCGAGGTCATTTGATCAAGCCAGCGATCTTCCAGTTCGTCGTACTTCTCTTCTTCGACCAAAACCTGAAGATTGCTTTGAATCATGATCGCATTTGTCTGCGGCGCCGCTGTTCCGCCACCCAACTCCTGTATCGACCCCAGAGATCCGGATCCATCCGCTGCAGTTTTATGCCTGCGTTCTCTCTTTTTCGAAATTCTTGAAAAAGGATTTCCCGGCTAATCCCGCGTTTCTGGTACAGATCCAGCAATTCGGAAACCGGCATATCCGTTAAGTTCGATTTTTCTTCGCGAACTCCAGCACTCACAACGCGATAACGATCGCGATCTCGTTCGGAATGCTTCGATTCCTCTTCCGATTTATGCAGTTGCTCTTGAAAACGCTGGTATACTTTTCGAGGAAGCAGCCCCATTCGCCGATTCTGCTCTATCGATTCAAGATAATCTTTAACGGATTCCGCATCCTCTTTGACTGCCTCAAAAATAAGGTTCAGCCTCTCCGCCAGCATCGCCACCCGGTTTTCGTACTTGATCATTTGAGCGGCTGATAATCTACCCCCGCGCTTAAGGAATGCGTCCTGTTTATTAAGCTCGCGTACAAACTCATTTCCAGCCTCGTCAAAATAAGGCAATTCGTATTGATCTCGATACATTCCGTTTCCTCATTATTAATATTTGGCTTATCAATCATCGCTTTTTACCTATTCTAGCTCATTTTCTCCTTGATTCACGAAGGGGATGTCCCGCAGAATAAATCACCGACGTGAAAAAAATCGTCTTCTTCTTCCTTTTGATCGCGATTCCATGCTTTGCCCAAACCTACACCTACCATAAGTATAAGAATCCTGCGCGAACGGAAGTTCGTGACAGCAGCAACGCTTGGGC is a window encoding:
- a CDS encoding GreA/GreB family elongation factor; this translates as MIQSNLQVLVEEEKYDELEDRWLDQMTSGQLGVEESLYIARLLGRNKEKERAGLLLGLLADHFREKENWTGRFRVLAEIARHSADPKKVEDLKDQIEESLKRLYPDAPSFSQILHHFHFHEIRTPDEIKPCLDKVQQWLSHDIGRLFYEPGRGVGKVREINLNLGFVRIDFENRKDVAVDVADSDLLALLKGHILREKMEQPDALRERLLELPERSLGELLQQMARPMSVSEIKDCFSIVPENRWAKWWTSAKKNPQVLVEGKGAQATFSWISSSELADESIKKAFGEANPKMRLELVKQHASRSSELKAFFEEQLHHIAKSSWSNQDWPVALDLLDLISKSSLHADVGYTFEGVLGAAESRSLLSQIENANLKLRILEGYKRIYPDRFREIFSYALLHEENPRILSYAYETLQNESPRELENLLDQALRMPHSHPGIFSWMCQKGEVEGMDLLNDPIGRRLDGKFLTTLLSVLDDPELSGHRNRIKKALENGLLINILGSNVDQDTAGRAIDILEHSSSIEDYRRDRWKNVVRMRFPEFKRKEEWVFSTKEATEKKRLELEHLIKVELPTNRKAVGEAAALGDLSENHEYKAARERQEYLINRVQQLQNDLGRVRILEPGKADTSEVRPGTCVTLLQNSQKVVVTILGPWDSNPKENIFSYQSPIGINLIGKSPGDQVQWNDTVWIIERIDPW